In Streptomyces sp. NBC_01717, one DNA window encodes the following:
- a CDS encoding ABC transporter ATP-binding protein: MTALLQVEDLRVAYGKIEAVKGISFTVEAGQVVTLIGTNGAGKTTTLRTLSGLLKPIGGQILFEGKPLTNIPAHKIVSLGLAHSPEGRHIFPRLTITENLLLGAYLRNDKAGIEKDIQRAYDLFPILGERRKQAAGTLSGGEQQMLAMGRALMSQPKLLMLDEPSMGLSPIMMQKIMETIVELKAQGTTILLVEQNAQAALSLADHGHVMEVGKIVLSGTGQNLLHDESVRKAYLGED, from the coding sequence ATGACCGCACTGCTCCAGGTCGAAGACCTCCGCGTCGCCTACGGCAAGATCGAAGCCGTCAAAGGCATCTCCTTCACCGTCGAAGCCGGCCAGGTCGTCACCCTCATCGGCACCAACGGCGCAGGAAAAACCACCACCCTGCGCACCCTCTCCGGCCTCCTCAAGCCCATCGGCGGCCAGATCCTCTTCGAGGGCAAACCACTCACCAACATCCCCGCCCACAAGATCGTCTCCCTGGGCCTCGCCCACTCCCCCGAGGGACGCCACATCTTCCCCCGGCTGACGATCACCGAGAACCTCCTCCTCGGCGCCTACCTCCGCAACGACAAAGCAGGCATCGAAAAGGACATCCAGCGCGCCTACGACCTCTTCCCCATCCTCGGAGAACGAAGGAAGCAGGCCGCAGGAACCCTCTCGGGCGGCGAACAGCAAATGCTCGCCATGGGCCGCGCCCTCATGTCCCAGCCCAAACTGCTCATGCTCGACGAACCCTCCATGGGGCTCTCCCCGATCATGATGCAGAAGATCATGGAGACCATCGTCGAGCTCAAGGCCCAGGGCACCACCATCCTGCTCGTCGAGCAGAACGCCCAGGCCGCACTCTCCCTCGCCGACCACGGCCACGTCATGGAGGTCGGCAAGATCGTCCTCTCCGGCACCGGCCAGAACCTCCTCCACGACGAATCCGTCCGCAAGGCGTACCTCGGCGAGGACTGA
- a CDS encoding ANTAR domain-containing response regulator encodes MTTPESPQPVADDDKSHVPPLTTRVVIAEDEALIRLDLKEMLEEEGYAVVGEAGDGEKAVELAREHRPDLVILDVKMPILDGISAAERIAEESIAPVLMLTAFSQRDLVERARDAGAMAYLVKPFSKSDVVPAIEMAVSRFAELKALETEVADLSQRLETRKLVDRAKSILQTDYGLSEPAAFRWIQKTSMDRRLSMQQLAEALIEDAEEKRRASKDGA; translated from the coding sequence GTGACCACGCCCGAGTCGCCCCAGCCCGTCGCCGACGACGACAAGTCGCACGTCCCGCCGCTGACGACCCGCGTCGTCATCGCCGAGGACGAGGCTCTCATCCGCCTCGACCTCAAAGAGATGCTCGAAGAAGAGGGCTATGCGGTCGTCGGCGAGGCCGGTGACGGTGAGAAGGCGGTCGAGCTCGCCCGGGAGCACCGGCCCGACCTCGTCATCCTCGATGTGAAGATGCCGATCCTCGACGGTATCTCCGCCGCCGAGCGCATTGCCGAGGAGTCCATCGCACCGGTTCTGATGCTCACCGCGTTCTCGCAGCGTGACCTCGTGGAGCGGGCCCGGGATGCCGGGGCGATGGCGTACCTCGTGAAGCCGTTCAGTAAGAGCGACGTGGTGCCGGCCATCGAGATGGCTGTGTCGCGGTTCGCGGAGCTGAAGGCGTTGGAGACCGAGGTCGCGGATCTTTCGCAGCGGCTGGAGACGCGGAAGCTGGTGGATCGGGCGAAGAGCATTCTGCAGACGGATTACGGGCTGTCGGAGCCGGCTGCGTTCCGGTGGATTCAGAAGACGTCGATGGATCGTCGTCTGTCGATGCAGCAGCTTGCCGAGGCGTTGATCGAGGATGCCGAGGAGAAGCGGCGGGCGTCGAAGGACGGCGCGTAG